In the Sinorhizobium arboris LMG 14919 genome, one interval contains:
- the pdeM gene encoding ligase-associated DNA damage response endonuclease PdeM, with protein MTMHRLIHATSPAANASLHARTIINGVAAICDPLGALYLPESGTLVVSDLHLEKGSAFARRGMMLPPYDTFATLRILEAVVARHDPATVISLGDNFHDRRGSAAMPEAFRQMIAAMACGREWTWINGNHDPDGAHGLPGDSMDELRHAGLVFRHEPSIGDGIGEIAGHLHPSATVRRRERSVRRACFATDGKRLVMPAFGVTTGGLDLRHRAMSGLFDRQHLIAHMLGRDRIYSVRFANLLG; from the coding sequence ATGACTATGCATAGGCTCATCCACGCGACATCGCCCGCCGCCAACGCATCCCTCCACGCGCGCACGATCATCAATGGGGTCGCCGCGATCTGCGATCCGCTCGGCGCTCTATATCTGCCCGAGAGCGGCACGCTCGTCGTGTCGGACCTTCATCTCGAAAAAGGCTCAGCCTTTGCCCGGCGCGGCATGATGCTGCCCCCTTACGATACGTTTGCGACGCTTCGGATACTGGAGGCGGTCGTCGCCCGCCACGATCCTGCAACGGTCATCAGCCTCGGCGACAATTTCCACGACCGGAGGGGATCGGCGGCTATGCCGGAAGCCTTCCGCCAGATGATTGCGGCCATGGCCTGTGGCCGGGAATGGACATGGATCAACGGCAATCACGATCCCGACGGCGCACACGGGCTGCCCGGCGACTCCATGGACGAGCTTCGCCATGCCGGCCTCGTTTTCCGGCACGAGCCCTCTATAGGGGACGGGATCGGCGAGATCGCCGGCCACCTGCATCCCTCCGCGACCGTGAGGCGGCGGGAAAGATCGGTCCGGCGCGCCTGCTTCGCGACGGACGGCAAGCGTCTCGTCATGCCTGCTTTCGGTGTCACGACGGGAGGTCTCGATCTCAGACATCGTGCGATGAGCGGCCTCTTTGACCGGCAGCATCTCATCGCTCATATGCTCGGCCGCGACAGGATCTATTCGGTGCGGTTCGCCAATCTTCTCGGGTAA
- a CDS encoding ligase-associated DNA damage response DEXH box helicase — MFSVDRIDSPSPESDALTLPAPFLRWFAEKGWRPRAHQLELLSRAEAGESTLLIAPTGAGKTLAGFLPSLVDITRRGRIPPGSPFVGIHTLYISPLKALAVDIERNLMKPVGEMGLPVSIENRTGDTPQGKRQRQKLNPPDILLTTPEQLALLLANAEAERFFKDLRYVVLDELHSLVMSKRGHLLSLGLARLRRLAPRLQTTGLSATVADPMDLQRWLVVQLTDRENHAGLITVSGGAKPDISMLRTENHVPWAGHSARYAIPDVYAAIKEHRTTLLFVNTRSQAEMLFQELWTINDDNLPIALHHGSLDVAQRRKVEAAMAENRLRAVVATSTLDLGIDWGDVDLVVHVGAPKGASRLAQRIGRANHRMDEPSRAILVPANRFEVMECQAALDANYVGAQDTPPIGRGALDVLAQHILGMACAKPFDALELYEEVTGAAPYARLSWETFERAVDLVATGGYALRTYERYARIRKTKDGLWRVSNPLVAQQYRLNVGTIVESPMLNVRMVKRNQRGSLGRGGMSLGKVEEYFLEMLSPGDTFLFSGKVLRFEGIRENECLVSQAFSFDPKVPSYAGGKFPLSTYLAAQVRKMLADPVRRAHLPDQVRDWLALQGDVSMLPRDDELMIETFPRGSRHYMVAYAFEGRLAHQTLGMLLTRRLDRAGLKPLGFVATDYSLAVWALDDMGAAFRTGAPSLGQLFDEDMLGDDLEAWLDESFLLKRTFRNCAVIAGLIEQRHPGKEKTGRQITVSADLIYDVLRAHEPDHILLEATRNDAATGLLDIGRLGSMLKRIKGHITHRRLDRISPLAVPVMLEIGRESVHGEAQDFLLTEAAAEELINEAMGGGHGADG, encoded by the coding sequence TTGTTCTCCGTGGACAGGATCGATTCTCCGTCGCCGGAAAGCGACGCCCTGACGTTGCCGGCACCCTTTCTCCGGTGGTTCGCCGAAAAGGGTTGGCGGCCGCGCGCCCATCAGCTCGAACTTCTGTCACGCGCCGAGGCCGGCGAGAGCACGCTTCTGATCGCGCCGACCGGGGCCGGCAAGACGCTCGCCGGCTTTCTGCCCTCCCTCGTCGACATCACCCGGCGCGGCCGGATTCCGCCCGGCTCGCCTTTCGTCGGCATACACACGCTTTACATTTCGCCACTCAAGGCGCTTGCCGTCGACATCGAGCGCAACCTCATGAAACCGGTCGGCGAGATGGGGCTGCCGGTCAGCATCGAGAACCGCACCGGCGACACGCCGCAGGGCAAGCGGCAACGGCAGAAGCTCAATCCGCCCGACATACTGCTTACGACACCGGAACAGCTCGCGCTGCTTCTCGCCAATGCCGAGGCTGAGCGTTTCTTCAAGGACCTGCGCTACGTCGTGCTGGACGAGCTGCACTCGCTGGTGATGTCGAAGCGAGGTCACCTCCTCTCTCTCGGCCTGGCGCGGCTGCGCCGCCTGGCGCCCCGTCTCCAGACAACAGGGCTTTCCGCGACGGTCGCTGATCCGATGGATCTGCAGCGCTGGCTGGTTGTCCAGCTTACCGACCGGGAGAACCATGCGGGGCTGATCACCGTTTCCGGAGGCGCAAAACCCGATATCTCCATGCTGCGGACCGAGAACCACGTGCCCTGGGCCGGGCATTCGGCCCGTTATGCAATCCCGGACGTCTACGCAGCCATCAAGGAGCACCGCACCACGCTGCTTTTCGTCAATACGCGCAGCCAGGCAGAAATGCTGTTCCAGGAACTCTGGACGATCAATGACGACAATCTGCCGATCGCGCTGCACCACGGCTCGCTCGATGTCGCCCAACGTCGCAAGGTCGAGGCGGCGATGGCCGAGAACCGCCTGCGCGCCGTCGTCGCCACGTCGACCCTCGATCTCGGCATCGACTGGGGCGACGTCGATCTGGTCGTCCATGTCGGAGCGCCGAAGGGAGCAAGCCGGCTTGCGCAGCGCATCGGCCGGGCCAACCACCGCATGGACGAACCGAGCCGTGCCATTCTGGTTCCGGCCAACCGCTTTGAGGTGATGGAATGCCAGGCAGCGCTCGACGCCAACTACGTAGGCGCTCAGGACACGCCGCCGATCGGCAGGGGCGCGCTCGACGTGCTGGCGCAGCATATCCTCGGCATGGCCTGCGCAAAGCCCTTCGATGCTTTGGAGCTCTACGAAGAGGTGACCGGCGCTGCGCCCTATGCCCGCCTTTCCTGGGAAACCTTCGAGCGCGCCGTCGATCTTGTGGCCACCGGCGGCTACGCGCTCCGCACCTATGAGCGTTACGCCCGCATTCGCAAGACGAAGGACGGCCTCTGGCGGGTATCCAATCCTCTTGTGGCTCAGCAATATCGCCTCAACGTCGGAACGATCGTCGAGTCGCCGATGCTGAACGTGCGCATGGTCAAGCGCAACCAGCGCGGCTCGCTGGGCCGCGGCGGCATGTCGCTCGGCAAGGTGGAGGAGTATTTTCTCGAAATGCTTTCGCCCGGCGACACCTTTCTCTTTTCCGGCAAGGTGCTGCGCTTCGAAGGCATTCGCGAGAACGAGTGCCTGGTTTCGCAGGCCTTCTCCTTCGATCCCAAGGTGCCGAGCTATGCCGGCGGTAAGTTTCCGCTCTCCACCTATCTCGCAGCGCAGGTGAGAAAGATGCTCGCCGATCCGGTGCGCCGCGCCCATCTGCCGGACCAGGTCAGGGACTGGCTGGCGCTGCAGGGGGACGTGTCGATGCTTCCGCGCGACGACGAACTCATGATCGAGACCTTCCCGCGGGGCAGCCGGCACTACATGGTTGCCTACGCCTTCGAAGGCAGGCTTGCCCACCAGACGCTCGGCATGCTCCTCACCCGCCGTCTCGACCGCGCCGGACTGAAGCCGCTCGGATTCGTTGCGACCGACTACTCGCTCGCCGTCTGGGCGCTCGACGACATGGGCGCGGCGTTCCGGACGGGTGCGCCGTCGCTCGGCCAGCTCTTCGACGAGGACATGCTGGGCGACGATCTGGAGGCATGGCTGGACGAATCCTTCCTCCTGAAACGCACTTTCCGCAATTGCGCTGTCATCGCCGGACTCATAGAACAGCGCCATCCCGGCAAGGAGAAGACGGGACGGCAGATCACCGTCTCCGCCGACCTCATTTACGACGTATTGCGCGCGCACGAGCCGGACCACATTCTCCTGGAGGCGACGCGCAACGATGCGGCCACCGGACTTTTGGATATCGGTCGCCTCGGTTCCATGCTCAAGCGCATCAAGGGGCACATCACCCACCGCCGGCTCGATCGCATCTCGCCGCTCGCCGTGCCCGTCATGCTGGAGATCGGTCGGGAATCGGTGCATGGAGAGGCGCAGGATTTCCTGCTCACGGAAGCAGCGGCGGAAGAACTGATCAACGAGGCGATGGGCGGCGGCCACGGTGCGGATGGATGA
- a CDS encoding Rrf2 family transcriptional regulator produces the protein MKLGDGVEQAIHSVTMLSCLQPGSTLSAAALAEFHGVSTSYLLKHLQAMSGAGLLEAVPGPKGGYRLARAAEKITLLDIVLAVEGPEPAFRCNEIRLRGPNPYSCKPVAPCTINVAMLRAEQAYRAELRRVTIADIMSDLRAIDRDGAIAARTNGFLAHHERKSGTAA, from the coding sequence ATGAAACTCGGCGACGGCGTCGAACAGGCCATTCACAGCGTAACGATGTTGAGCTGTCTGCAGCCCGGCAGCACCCTGTCGGCTGCAGCGCTCGCCGAGTTCCATGGGGTCTCGACCAGTTACCTGCTGAAGCATTTGCAGGCGATGTCGGGGGCCGGACTGCTCGAAGCCGTGCCGGGGCCGAAGGGCGGCTACCGGCTGGCGCGCGCAGCGGAGAAGATCACCCTGCTCGACATCGTCCTTGCCGTGGAGGGGCCCGAGCCGGCCTTTCGCTGCAACGAAATCCGCCTTCGCGGTCCCAATCCCTATTCCTGCAAGCCGGTCGCGCCGTGCACGATCAATGTCGCGATGCTCAGGGCAGAGCAGGCCTACCGCGCCGAACTCCGGCGCGTGACCATCGCCGACATCATGTCCGACTTGAGAGCTATCGACCGCGACGGGGCGATCGCGGCGCGAACAAACGGTTTTCTCGCCCACCATGAACGGAAATCGGGCACCGCCGCCTGA
- a CDS encoding carboxymuconolactone decarboxylase family protein, giving the protein MQSRLNFAKAAPDAYKAVAALDGYVKGSGIEPRLIHLIKLRASQINGCAYCVDMHTKEARHSGLSDQWINLVCVWRESPHFDERERAVLGWTEALTKVSETRAPDDAYEALKAHFNEEEMTKITVAIGAINVWNRLCVGFRALPPIDAPARAA; this is encoded by the coding sequence ATGCAATCACGTCTGAACTTCGCGAAAGCCGCGCCTGACGCCTACAAAGCGGTCGCCGCGCTCGATGGCTATGTCAAAGGCTCGGGGATCGAGCCTCGCCTCATCCACCTGATCAAGCTGCGTGCATCGCAGATCAACGGCTGCGCTTACTGCGTCGACATGCATACCAAAGAGGCTCGTCACAGCGGCCTCAGCGATCAGTGGATCAATCTCGTCTGTGTCTGGCGCGAATCGCCGCACTTCGACGAGCGCGAGCGGGCCGTTCTCGGTTGGACCGAGGCGCTGACGAAAGTTTCGGAGACGCGTGCACCCGATGACGCCTATGAGGCGCTGAAGGCGCATTTCAACGAAGAGGAAATGACCAAAATCACCGTCGCAATCGGGGCCATCAACGTTTGGAACCGCTTGTGCGTCGGCTTCCGCGCCTTGCCCCCGATCGATGCGCCGGCAAGGGCGGCGTAG
- a CDS encoding YitT family protein, producing the protein MAQAGSVFGLWNTSPNRHTPVEDIQGVFSGSLVAALGLYFLASAGLLTGSTAGVAFLLHYATGANFGLTFFLLNLPFFYLSLKRLGPAFTLKTFIAIALTSFLTDVQSRLFEIGQIHPGWAALIGGLLLGYGLLALYRHRASLGGVGILGIYLQERFGIRAGLVQLAIDLIVLAAAFFVTTPTVVIWSVLGAVVLNLFVAINHRADRYIAL; encoded by the coding sequence ATGGCACAGGCAGGCAGCGTTTTCGGTCTCTGGAACACAAGTCCCAATCGGCACACGCCGGTGGAGGACATTCAAGGCGTCTTTTCCGGCAGCCTCGTCGCCGCCCTCGGTCTCTATTTCCTGGCGAGCGCCGGACTTTTAACCGGCAGCACCGCCGGCGTCGCTTTTCTTTTGCATTACGCTACGGGCGCGAACTTCGGCCTCACCTTCTTCCTGCTCAATCTGCCGTTCTTCTATCTGTCGCTGAAGCGGCTCGGACCGGCCTTCACGCTTAAGACCTTCATCGCCATTGCGCTCACATCGTTCTTGACCGACGTGCAGTCGCGTCTTTTCGAGATCGGGCAGATCCATCCGGGCTGGGCCGCTCTCATCGGCGGCCTTCTCCTCGGATACGGTCTCCTGGCGCTCTACCGCCATCGCGCGAGCCTCGGCGGCGTCGGCATATTGGGCATCTATCTGCAGGAGCGCTTCGGCATTCGCGCCGGTCTGGTGCAACTCGCGATCGACCTGATCGTTCTCGCGGCCGCATTCTTCGTGACGACGCCAACCGTCGTCATCTGGTCGGTGCTCGGCGCGGTCGTCCTCAACCTTTTCGTGGCGATCAACCACCGCGCCGACCGTTATATTGCGCTTTAG
- a CDS encoding class I SAM-dependent DNA methyltransferase — MTFNQLSSGDLLADRRADYAKMLAEAGDTPGAAELMAQALELVPDWAAGWFRLADYEEKSGRIEAAVGALRNTLRLNPEDIFGASLRLALLGATGTPKQPPSLYVERLFDDYADRFDHALVEKLDYSVPEKLAALIDRVNGSGRFRHVTDLGCGTGLFGERIRERADFLEGFDLSANMLAKAEAKHVYDRLAQADLSLAAEDSGVFGELEHRRADLVSAADVLMYLGSLDSVFVIADRLLAPGGLFAFSVEDAGAAEDFVLRPSLRYAHPEAYIASLCTGSGLSMIAVERTIIRMDAGEPVAGILFLARKPA, encoded by the coding sequence ATGACCTTCAACCAGCTCTCCTCTGGCGACCTGCTCGCCGACCGCCGCGCCGACTACGCGAAGATGCTCGCCGAAGCGGGCGATACGCCAGGTGCGGCGGAACTCATGGCCCAGGCTCTGGAGCTTGTCCCCGATTGGGCGGCAGGCTGGTTCCGGCTGGCGGACTATGAGGAGAAATCGGGCCGAATAGAGGCAGCCGTCGGCGCGCTGCGCAATACGCTTCGTCTCAATCCGGAAGACATTTTCGGCGCCAGCCTCAGGCTCGCTTTGCTCGGCGCGACCGGGACGCCCAAGCAGCCCCCGAGCCTCTATGTCGAGCGCCTTTTCGACGACTATGCCGACCGCTTCGACCATGCACTGGTCGAAAAGCTCGACTACAGCGTTCCGGAAAAGCTTGCGGCTTTGATCGACCGCGTGAACGGAAGCGGGCGATTTCGCCACGTCACCGATCTCGGTTGCGGCACCGGACTCTTCGGCGAACGTATCCGAGAGCGCGCCGATTTCCTCGAGGGCTTCGATCTTTCCGCCAATATGCTCGCCAAAGCCGAGGCGAAGCATGTCTATGACAGGCTCGCCCAGGCGGACCTTTCATTGGCTGCGGAGGATTCCGGCGTGTTCGGCGAGCTGGAACATCGGCGTGCCGATCTCGTCAGCGCGGCTGACGTGCTGATGTATCTCGGCAGTCTCGACAGCGTCTTCGTCATTGCCGATCGCCTGCTCGCGCCGGGCGGGCTCTTCGCCTTTTCCGTCGAGGACGCCGGCGCGGCCGAGGACTTCGTTCTGCGTCCGTCGCTGCGCTACGCGCATCCGGAAGCCTATATCGCCTCCCTTTGCACCGGAAGCGGCCTTTCCATGATCGCCGTCGAGCGCACGATCATCCGAATGGACGCCGGCGAGCCCGTCGCCGGGATACTGTTCCTCGCCCGCAAGCCGGCGTGA
- a CDS encoding DUF6460 domain-containing protein, which yields MSDGINKFLGDSPLRVLVKLLVVSILVGFVMTVFDWYPADIYYGIRNFLLDLWRTGFAALGRVGDYLLLGAVVVVPLFIILRLFSYRR from the coding sequence ATGTCGGACGGAATAAACAAGTTTCTGGGAGACTCGCCGCTACGCGTGCTCGTCAAGCTTCTGGTGGTGTCGATCCTGGTCGGCTTCGTAATGACGGTCTTCGACTGGTATCCGGCCGACATCTACTACGGTATCCGCAATTTCCTCCTGGACCTCTGGCGGACCGGTTTCGCGGCTCTCGGACGGGTGGGCGACTACCTGCTTCTCGGCGCGGTCGTCGTCGTTCCTCTCTTCATCATTCTGCGTCTCTTCAGCTATCGACGGTAA
- a CDS encoding CAP domain-containing protein, whose translation MHDQIFVARRRLFLRAGAVVSLSVIAGCTTSNILSPDSGTGSDQTDATLGYVNALRNGRGLPTLARDPVASVAAMHQAARMASAGKMRHNIGWRDSFHDRMKGQGVTLPAAENIAVGQEDAARAYDAWFNSPKHLENMLGNYRGLGVAVAQNSASGNRPYWAMVLCS comes from the coding sequence ATGCACGACCAGATCTTTGTCGCCCGCAGACGGCTGTTTCTGCGTGCCGGTGCCGTGGTTTCCCTCAGTGTGATCGCCGGCTGCACCACCTCGAACATCCTCTCTCCGGACAGCGGTACGGGCAGCGACCAGACCGACGCGACGCTCGGCTACGTCAATGCGCTGCGCAACGGCAGGGGCCTTCCCACGCTCGCTCGCGATCCGGTCGCTTCCGTTGCGGCGATGCATCAGGCGGCACGGATGGCGAGCGCGGGCAAGATGCGGCACAATATCGGGTGGCGGGATAGTTTCCATGATCGGATGAAGGGGCAGGGCGTCACGCTGCCGGCCGCCGAGAACATCGCGGTAGGCCAGGAGGACGCCGCGCGCGCCTACGACGCCTGGTTCAATTCTCCGAAGCATCTTGAGAACATGCTCGGCAATTACCGGGGGCTTGGCGTCGCCGTGGCGCAGAATTCCGCTTCCGGAAACCGACCCTATTGGGCCATGGTGCTTTGCAGCTGA